One genomic segment of candidate division WOR-3 bacterium includes these proteins:
- the prfA gene encoding peptide chain release factor 1, with product MTDTDSSIVERKPAARRMPATAAEFRRRLAGTIQRVQELEAELNDPKTIANPARVQSLTKEYRRATALIARLEQYAQVEREIEDTKQMLAETDDEELCKLIEMELAELEDRLAQLEAELEHALVPRSPDWEKGCIVEIRAAAGGEESALFAGDLFRMYSHYAEKHGLKLDVMSSRPSELKGFKEIIFAVEGAEPYRRFRFESGVHRVQRVPETEASGRIHTSTVTVAVLPEPEEVELKIDPSDLRIDVFRAGGHGGQHVNVTDSAVRITHIPTGIVAQCQDERSQSRNKAKAMKVLAARLLEARRNEEQKKTTATRRSQIGSGDRSEKIRTYNFPQNRVTDHRIGLSVHALDRVLEGELDRLFVALERAEAEKALGLERKSGRAGSSEQSDRNLATDTA from the coding sequence ATGACGGACACAGATTCGTCCATCGTTGAACGAAAACCGGCAGCCAGACGAATGCCGGCTACTGCTGCGGAGTTCAGACGCCGGCTGGCAGGCACGATTCAGCGCGTGCAGGAACTTGAAGCCGAGCTCAACGACCCGAAGACGATAGCCAATCCAGCCCGGGTGCAGAGTCTTACCAAAGAGTACCGCCGGGCCACTGCTCTAATCGCCCGGCTCGAGCAGTACGCTCAGGTGGAACGCGAAATCGAGGACACCAAGCAGATGCTGGCCGAGACCGACGATGAGGAATTGTGCAAGCTCATTGAGATGGAGCTGGCCGAGCTCGAGGACCGTCTGGCTCAGCTTGAGGCTGAGCTTGAACATGCCCTTGTCCCCCGTTCGCCTGATTGGGAAAAGGGCTGCATCGTCGAGATTCGCGCCGCAGCCGGTGGTGAGGAATCAGCGCTCTTTGCCGGCGACCTTTTCCGCATGTACTCCCACTACGCTGAGAAACATGGGCTCAAACTGGATGTCATGAGCTCGCGGCCGAGTGAGCTCAAAGGTTTCAAGGAGATAATCTTCGCGGTCGAAGGCGCCGAACCTTATCGCCGGTTCCGATTCGAGTCCGGCGTACACCGGGTCCAGCGCGTGCCCGAAACCGAGGCCTCAGGTCGCATCCACACCTCGACCGTTACGGTCGCAGTGCTGCCTGAGCCCGAGGAAGTTGAACTCAAAATTGACCCGTCCGACCTGCGTATTGACGTTTTCCGCGCCGGCGGCCACGGCGGTCAGCATGTCAACGTCACCGACTCGGCCGTGCGCATTACTCACATACCGACCGGAATTGTGGCCCAGTGCCAGGATGAACGGTCCCAGAGCCGGAACAAGGCTAAAGCAATGAAGGTGCTCGCGGCCCGACTGCTCGAAGCCCGGCGCAACGAGGAGCAGAAGAAGACCACCGCGACCCGGCGCAGCCAGATTGGCTCTGGCGACCGCAGCGAGAAAATCCGCACCTACAATTTCCCCCAGAACCGGGTAACTGACCACCGCATCGGACTGTCCGTGCACGCGCTTGACCGCGTGCTCGAAGGTGAACTGGATCGGCTGTTTGTCGCCCTGGAAAGGGCCGAGGCCGAAAAGGCACTTGGCCTTGAGCGGAAGTCCGGACGGGCTGGCTCGTCCGAACAATCAGATAGAAACTTGGCGACCGACACCGCGTGA
- the prmC gene encoding peptide chain release factor N(5)-glutamine methyltransferase — MNSAELVRAASRHISRTEAEFLLEHLLRRSRHELYLDDAPVPARVCRRFSHLVRRCQAGAPVQYLVHSAPFLDFEVYVDHRVLIPRPETEELVLRAASRVQPAIGSRQSAIVVDYGTGSGCIAIALARMFPRVRVLAVDSSSAALTVCRRNAKLLGVSSRLRLVRANSLDHPALCRLRSRVCLLIANPPYLPTSTLPRLESRVRDFEPISALDGGPDGTNIVLMLVRAGPKLLAAGGLLALEIAPAQARRLAKLIPTATIERDLAGRARYFFLPKEA; from the coding sequence GTGAACTCGGCCGAGCTGGTCCGGGCCGCAAGCAGACACATTTCGCGAACCGAAGCCGAGTTCCTGCTTGAACACCTGCTTCGGCGGAGCCGGCACGAGCTATACCTTGATGATGCTCCGGTCCCAGCCCGGGTCTGCCGCCGGTTTTCGCATCTTGTCCGGCGTTGCCAGGCCGGCGCACCGGTCCAGTACCTGGTTCACTCCGCACCGTTCCTTGATTTCGAAGTGTACGTGGATCACCGCGTGCTCATCCCGAGGCCTGAGACCGAGGAACTTGTCCTACGCGCCGCATCCCGCGTTCAGCCCGCAATCGGCAGTCGGCAATCAGCAATCGTCGTTGATTACGGTACCGGTTCTGGCTGTATCGCCATCGCGCTTGCCCGCATGTTTCCCCGAGTCCGGGTGCTGGCAGTGGACTCATCATCGGCCGCACTTACTGTCTGCCGCCGCAATGCAAAGCTTCTTGGTGTCAGCTCTCGGCTCAGGCTGGTCCGCGCCAACAGCCTTGACCACCCGGCACTCTGCCGACTGCGCAGCCGGGTGTGCCTGCTTATCGCTAATCCACCCTACCTGCCTACCAGTACGCTACCCCGGCTCGAGTCCAGGGTCAGAGACTTTGAGCCCATTTCCGCACTTGATGGTGGACCAGATGGGACTAATATCGTGCTGATGCTTGTCCGAGCAGGCCCGAAACTGCTTGCGGCTGGCGGCCTGCTTGCGCTGGAGATTGCGCCGGCACAGGCACGACGATTGGCGAAGCTGATACCGACCGCGACGATTGAACGCGACCTTGCTGGACGCGCGCGGTACTTCTTCTTGCCCAAGGAGGCCTAA
- a CDS encoding NAD(+)/NADH kinase, which translates to MNIGLVVNPHKLGAAKFLSGFVSWFVSEGHKPLVLAGLDLRVRAKRLAPSRLVREADLVVALGGDGTLLLAARLVGRSEKPIMGINLGGLGFLTEFSGAEAREGIRAFAQGRHTEEHRMVLECRYDTKRGFALNDCALNMGPAGRVIEVIAQAAGTFVNRFVGDGVVVATPTGSTAYSLAAGGPVVYPTMQAMLLTPLAPHALAARPLILPPETKLELSLAQGSDTAVLNLDGQRRWRIAVGRPIRITQAGFSVRLVTPQKKSYYSILRNKMKWSGSQV; encoded by the coding sequence ATGAACATCGGTCTTGTCGTCAACCCGCACAAGCTTGGCGCCGCAAAGTTCCTATCCGGGTTTGTGTCCTGGTTTGTATCCGAAGGCCACAAGCCGCTGGTTCTGGCTGGTCTGGACCTGCGGGTCCGGGCAAAGCGTCTTGCCCCGAGCCGTCTGGTTCGGGAGGCAGACCTGGTTGTTGCCCTCGGCGGCGACGGCACCTTGCTCCTAGCAGCCCGGCTAGTTGGCCGCAGCGAAAAGCCCATCATGGGTATCAACCTCGGCGGACTCGGATTCCTGACCGAGTTCTCAGGCGCTGAAGCCCGTGAAGGCATCCGTGCGTTCGCCCAGGGCCGGCACACTGAGGAACACCGGATGGTGCTCGAATGTCGGTACGACACTAAGCGCGGATTTGCGCTAAACGACTGCGCCCTGAATATGGGCCCGGCTGGCCGTGTCATTGAGGTCATTGCCCAGGCCGCAGGCACATTTGTCAACCGCTTTGTCGGCGATGGGGTCGTGGTAGCGACTCCGACCGGCTCGACCGCGTACTCGCTCGCTGCGGGCGGACCGGTAGTGTACCCGACAATGCAGGCAATGCTCCTGACCCCGCTCGCTCCCCATGCGCTGGCCGCGCGGCCCCTTATCCTGCCGCCGGAGACAAAGCTGGAACTCTCGCTCGCGCAAGGCTCTGATACCGCGGTTCTGAACCTCGATGGTCAGCGCCGCTGGCGGATTGCTGTTGGCCGACCGATCAGAATCACGCAGGCTGGCTTCTCAGTCCGGCTGGTCACACCGCAGAAGAAGAGCTATTATAGCATTCTGCGCAACAAGATGAAGTGGTCAGGAAGCCAGGTCTAG